The genomic stretch GCCAAATGCCCGTTATTATTAGCGGACACGAAAACCAGGCCATTACTCACAGTTTAACGGTCGGTAGCGCAGTAATCGTTCAGGGGTTCATCTCTTGCCACAAGGCAAAGAACGGCCTGAGCAAAATGGTTCTGCATGCCGAGCAGATTGATTTGATAGATTCTGGAGACTAGCCATATGGCACGTTATTTCCGTCGTCGCAAGTTCTGCCGTTTCACCGCGGAAGGCGTTCAAGAGATCGACTATAAAGATATCGCAACGCTGAAAAACTACATCACCGAAAGCGGTAAGATTGTCCCAAGCCGTATCACCGGTACTCGTGCAAAATACCAGCGTCAGCTGGCTCGCGCTATCAAACGCGCTCGCTACCTGTCCCTGCTGCCGTACACTGATCGTCATCAGTAATCGGGCACGGTCCATTAATACGACTTTAAGAGGATAAGGTAATGCAAGTTATTCTGCTTGATAAAGTAGCAAACCTGGGCAGCCTGGGTGATCAGGTTAACGTTAAAGCGGGTTACGCACGTAACTTCCTGGTTCCACAGGGTAAAGCTGTTCCAGCTACCAAGAAAAACGTAGAGTTTTTCGAAGCACGTCGCGCTGAACTGGAAGCCAAACTGGCTGACGTTCTGGCGGCTGCTAACGCTCGCGCTGAAGCAATCAACGCACTGGGCACCGTTACCATCGCGTCTAAATCAGGCGACGAAGGTAAACTGTTCGGTTCCATCGGTACCCGCGATATCGCTGATGCAGTAACTGCTGCAGGCGTTAAAGTGGCTAAGAGCGAAGTTCGTCTGCCGAACGGCGTTCTGCGTACCACTGGTGAGCACGAAGTTGACTTCCAGGTTCACAGCGAAGTGTTCGCTAAACTGGTAGTTAACGTTGTAGCTGAGTAATTTTTTACTCTGCTCACGTTGAAACGCCGGCCTTGTGCCGGCGTTTTGCTTTTTACAGATCCAGGTCTTAACGCGCCCTGATAAAACTGCCGTCTGGCTGGCGGGTAAACAGCACCTGTTGTCCATTTCCCGTATCAATCGTTAACCCTGTCACCACCCCGCTGGCATTCTGGCGAATCTGTACCATCTGACCATTCTGCAGGTTACTGAGCGGTTTACCCGCACCTTCCACCTTCGCCATGGCATACACGTCGGTTGGCGGCAGATTGTGGTCGCGGAACAGCTGTGCCAGCGTTTTGCCCGGCTCTACGCGATAGGAACGCCACTGTTGCTCAATGCCGGTAGGCTGTTGCGTCTGAGGCTGAGACGGGGCGGCGGCTTGCTCCTGCGGCTGTTCATCCTGAATGGGTTCTGGCTCAACCGGCGCGACCTGACCCGGATCGTTAGACGGGGTCACAAGCTGCGTTTGCATCGGCTGTGCGTCAGGCTGCGGCCGCGTTTGCGACTGAATATCCAGCTGAGCATTGCGGGTGACGGGTGCGGTATCGACATCATCGCCCCCGGAAGGAAGCAGGAAGCCCACGATCACCATCAGCGCGCCAATGATGATCCCTCTGCGATGCAGAGGAGGCAGCGGGTCCATGATGCGAAAATTGTCCGGCGCCTGCCAGATTTTCGCCAGGGTAGGTTTCAGTTCAAATCGCCCGGGCATGGCACTCCTCCTGCTCCGCGTATTTTTTATCCTGTGCCCCGAAGTATAGTTTGCTAACTGCCTGAACGGCGTAGTAAACCCGACATCCGTGACATCAGTTCGGGATTAATCCTGGTTCTCTCTATTGTTTCTGTTTCGTCGCGGTTTGTCACCTTAACTTCAGACAAAGTTTTACCCATAAGGGCATGGCTGATATGCTGCCCGCTACTTTAAATGTGATGGAAGGAAAACCCATGACCACCCCGACTTTTGACACTATCGAAGCGCAGGCAAGTTACGGTATCGGCTTGCAGGTAGGACAGCAGCTGAGCGAATCCGGCCTGGAAGGTCTGTTACCTGAAGCGCTGGTGGCGGGTATCGCTGACGCGCTGGAAGGCAAACAGCCTGCCGTTCCGGTAGACGTTGTGCACCGTGCGCTGCGTGAAATCCACGAACGTGCTGACGCCGTGCGTCGTGCGCGCTTCGAAGAGATGGCAGCCGAAGGTGTGAAATATCTGGAAGAGAACCGTGAGCGTGAAGGCGTGAACAGCACCGAGTCTGGTCTGCAGTTCCGCGTGATCAATCAGGGCGACGGCGCAATCCCGGCGCGTACCGACCACGTTCGCGTGCATTACACCGGTAAACTGATCGACGGTACCGTGTTCGACAGCTCCGTGGCGCGCGGCGAACCGGCTGAGTTCCCGGTCAACGGCGTGATCGCAGGCTGGATCGAAGCTCTGACCCTGATGCCGGTCGGTTCCAAATGGGAGCTGACCATCCCGCATAACCTGGCCTACGGCGAGCGCGGCGCTGGCGCGTCCATTCCGCCATTCAGCACCCTGGTCTTTGAAGTCGAGCTGCTGGAAATTCTGTAATCGACTTTTCTTATTTCCTCTCCCCGGTTGGGGAGAGGAAAATAGTGTTAAAACCTATAGTTACGACGTAATCAATATTTTATCTTGCAAACGAAACTGTTGCGTGTATTTTTGTGAGCTGTTTCGCGCTGTATGAGTGATATGACACTCACTTTCAACATATTATTAACATAATATCTAAATCATAGTATTCATCCCGCCGATTCTTACCTAATATCGATAAACCCTTACAAAGGGACCGTCATTTTTTTGACGTTTTTAAAGGCCAGAAGAGCCTTAACAACACAGACAGGCATAAACAGGAAAATTACATGGTAGATCAGGTCAAAGTCGCCGATACAGAAGAGGCGACGTCTGAACAGTCGCTACGGCGCAATCTCACAAACCGTCATATTCAGCTCATTGCGATTGGGGGTGCCATCGGTACCGGGCTGTTTATGGGGTCAGGCAAAACCATCAGTCTCGCCGGGCCGTCGATCATCTTCGTTTATATGATCATCGGTTTTATGCTCTTCTTCGTGATGCGTGCAATGGGTGAATTGCTGCTCTCGAACCTCGAATACAAATCCTTTAGCGACTTCGCTTCTGACCTGCTCGGGCCATGGGCGGGCTATTTCACCGGCTGGACCTACTGGTTCTGCTGGGTCGTCACCGGTATGGCGGACGTCGTGGCGATTACCGCCTACGCGCAGTTCTGGTTCCCGGGGCTGTCGGACTGGGTCGCCTCGCTGGCGGTGATTGTTCTGCTGCTGAGCCTGAACCTCGCCACCGTTAAAATGTTCGGTGAGATGGAGTTCTGGTTCGCGATGATCAAAATCGTGGCGATTGTCGGGCTTATCGTCGTGGGTCTGGTGATGGTGCTCACCCACTTCCAGTCGCCAACGGGCGTTCAGGCGTCGTTTACCCATCTGTGGAATGACGGCGGGTGGTTCCCGAAAGGCATTAGCGGCTTCTTTGCCGGCTTCCAGATCGCGGTATTTGCGTTCGTGGGCATTGAGCTGGTGGGCACGACGGCAGCGGAGACCAAAGATCCCGAGAAGTCTCTCCCGCGCGCGATTAACTCTATTCCGCTGCGTATCATCATGTTCTACGTCTTCGCGCTGATCATCATTATGTCCGTGACGCCGTGGAGCTCCGTGGTGCCAACCAAGAGCCCGTTCGTTGAGCTGTTCGTGCTGGTAGGTCTGCCTGCTGCCGCGAGCCTGATTAACTTCGTGGTGCTGACCTCTGCTGCCTCGTCTGCCAACAGCGGCGTATTCTCCACCAGTCGTATGCTGTTTGGCCTGGCACAGGAAGGCGTGGCGCCGAGCGCGTTCGCCAAGCTGTCGAAGCGTGCGGTACCGGCAAAAGGGTTGACCTTCTCCTGCATGTGCCTGCTGGGCGGCGTGGTGATGCTCTACGTGAACCCAAGCGTGATTGGCGCGTTCACCATGATTACCACGGTCTCTGCGATCCTATTTATGTTCGTCTGGACCATCATCCTCTGTTCATACCTCGTGTACCGCAAGCAGCGTCCGCACCTGCATGAAAAATCGATCTACAAGATGCCGCTGGGCAAGCTGATGTGCTGGGTATGCATGGCGTTCTTCGTCTTCGTGCTGGTTCTGCTCACGCTGGAAGATGATACCCGTCAGGCACTCATCGTCACGCCGCTGTGGTTTATCGCGCTGGGGCTGGGCTGGGTGTTTATCGGTAAGAAACGTATGGCAGGCGTAAGGTAAAAGCAAAACGGCAACTTCGGTTGCCGTTTTTAGTTTTTCTATTCCCCAGCTAATGCCCGCGGGAACAGAACGTTGTTCTCAAGACTGATGTGTTCCATCAGGTCGTCAATCATCTCGTTAATGCCGTTGTACATCGCTTTCCACGTTGTGCACGCTTCTGGCGGCGGCGTGACGTTGTGGGTGGTGTGTTTGATCACTTCCAGCAGTTCACCCGCGTCATCGTGCTCGCTTTCCATCACGCTGATAGGCCCCATCGCCTGGCTTCCCATTCCCTGCTTAATCATCGGGAAGAGGATCTGCTCTTCTTTCATCATATGGCTGGAAAGCTCTTCGTGCAGCAGGGTCAGGTACTTCGCCAGACCGCGCGGTACGGAGGGTTTGTCGGCATGCACGCGCTCAACTTTGGTCGCCTGAAGGATCAGCTCCGGCAGCTGTTCACGGTGACGGTCATGATAACGCACGATGATATGGTCGATGATTTCCACGAGCGGGGCGGCTCGCCAGTTTTTGTCGACGGGCTGCTCGGCCAGCTGCGCCAGCTCTGCTTCAATCACTTCAACGTCCAGCTCCTTGCGTGAGGCCGCACGCGCCAGGGTTTGCTTACCGCCGCAGCAGTAATCCATATCGTATTTACGAAACAGCGCAGAAGCGCGAGGGATGGAAAGCGCCAGCTCGCCAAGGGGTTGGTCGCGAAAGGCCATAGCAGTTACCTCGTCATTAATAATATAAGATGTATATTAAATACATCTTTATGGCGGCGCTATAACCCTTTAGAGGGACGGGTAAAAATGAGATGCGGATCACAAAAAATTATCTGATTTAACTCTCTGAATGGGCTCAGGAAAGTGGTTTCGAAACTTTTTAAAGGTGGAGAAACAGTAAACAACCCGCCGCGCCTGCCGATATATCCACGTCAGACAAACCTGCATATAACAAAGGCAACGCATGTTTAAACGTATAAAAGTCATTACCCTCCTGATTTCGGTGCTGCTTGTGCTCGGCATCATGCAAGTGATTTCCGCGGGTATCTTTATCAACGCGCTGAATAACGATAAAGACAACTTCACCGTGTCGCAGCTCTCCAGCAAGAACGTGGCGGAGTTTACCGATGCGTGGATCAGCCTGAACCAGGCGCGCGTCACTCTGAACCGCGGCATGCTGCGTCTGCAAAGCAGCATGGCCTCTCAGATTAACGGTGGGCAGCTCAATGAGCTGGTGACCACGGCGAAAAATCTGCTGACTGAAGCGCAGGTTCATTACGATAAATACTATGCCATGCCAAATACGCCGGGCCTTGATGAGAACCTGACTAACCAACTCGAAGAGCAGTACCGCATTTACTCTGCAACGCTGACGCAAATGAACGTTCTGCTGAGCCAGGGCAACCTGGAAGATATGTTCAAGCAGAATGCTGAACAAAAGCAAAACGCGATGCAGACGGTTTATCGTGAATGGCGCGAAGCGCAGGCAACGCTTACCGATAAAGGCATCCAGGACAATGAAAGCGACTACAAGCGCATCCTGTGGATCCTTTCTGCGGTTATGCTGCTGGTGATTGTGGTGATTATTTCCAGCTGGGTAGCCATGCGCCGCGTGCTGCTGCTGCCTCTGGAAGAGGTGATTAACCATATTCGCGCCATTGCGGCGGGGGATTTAACCCAGCCGATTCAGGCTGAAGGTAAGAACGAAATGGCTATCCTGGCGCGCAACGTTCAGGAGATGCAGACCTCGCTGGCGAACACCGTGGGCGTGGTGCGTGAAGGTGCGGATACCATTTACACCGGTGCCGGTGAAATTTCTGCCGGCAGCAACGATCTCTCTTCCCGTACCGAGCAGCAGGCCGCGTCTCTGGAAGAGACGGCAGCCAGCATGGAACAGCTGACGGCAACCGTGAAGCAGAACGCCGATAATGCGCGTCAGGCTTCCCGTCTGGCGCTGGACGCCTCCTCGACGGCGAAGAAGGGCGGCAATGTGGTGGAAGGCGTGGTGCGTACAATGGACGAAATCGCGACCAGCTCCAGCAAAATTGCGCAAATTACTAACGTAATCGACGGTATTGCCTTCCAGACTAACATCCTGGCGCTGAACGCGGCGGTGGAAGCGGCGCGCGCGGGCGAGCAGGGCCGTGGATTTGCGGTAGTGGCGGGGGAAGTACGTACCCTCGCTCAGCGCAGCGCCCAGGCGGCGAAAGAGATCAAAGCGCTGATCGATGATTCCGGTGAACGCGTGAACGCGGGTTCCCAGCTGGTTAACGAAGCCGGGGAGACGATGGCAGAGATCGTTAATGCGGTCACCCGCGTCACCGACATCATGGGTGAAATTGCCTCGGCCTCTGACGAGCAGAGCCGCGGTATTGACCAGGTGGGCCAGGCGGTAGCCGAGATGGACCGCGTGACCCAGCAGAACGCCTCGCTGGTAGAGGAGTCCGCGGCGGCGGCGGCGGCGCTGGAAGATCAGGCCGCACGCCTGAACGAAGCGGTGGCGGTGTTCAAAATCACCCGCAACCAGGCGGTCAAAGCGGCACCGGTGAAAACCTACGTGCCAAAAGCGCAGCCTGCAGCGGCGGCGTCTGAAGGGAACTGGGAAACGTTCTAACCTTCTGAAGCCGGAACGACCTTTGGTTTTTCCGGCTTCGCCCTTACCGCCATCACCACCCCCACCACCAGCAGCGCGATCCCGCAGGCCGTGAATAGCGGCGGCACGCTCTGGCGCATCAGGAAGGTATAAAGCAGTCCGGCCAGGGTTTCGAAGACAATCAGCGGCCCTAAAATCACCGTCGGCAGCTTCTGGCTGGCAATGTTCCAGCACAGCGCGCCCACCCATGAGCACAGCACCGCAATCGCAACCATTAATCCAATAAACACCCACGGTCTTGGCCCGAAGGGCTGGGCGAAGTCTGGCTGTTGATGGCCTAACCAGATGCACGCGCCGGCATAGCCCACCAGTGAGACGGGCAGCGTGACCAGCGCCTGCGCCGTCGCCCACATCATCGGATGCTTGTCCGGGTTCTCCCGCAACCAGCGCGCGTTGCGCAGGGCATACCATGCCCAGCACGCCACGGAAATGAACGCCAGCACAATGCCAGAGCCATAACGCCACAGGTCAACATCCGCCTGCCCGTGACGCAGCTCGGCAATATTGACGCATACCAGCCCCACGGCGGTGCATACCAGCGCCGGCGCCATTTTTGACCACGCCAGTTTGCCATCGCGGTGGCTGTAGAGCAGGTTAGCAAAGACGGGGATGACGACCGGCAGCGTGCCGATAATCATGGTCGATACCGGCGCACCGGTACGCTGAATGGCACTCGCAAGGCAAACGTAGTAGATAAGATTGCCCATCATGGTCAGCGCCAGCGCGGTGCCCCAGTCCTGACGGCTGAGCTGACGCAAGCGCGCGCGACCCAGCCACGCCAGGGGCAGAGCAATCAGCCCGAGCGCCAGATAACGTCCGGTTGACTGCAGTATTGCCGGATACTCGGGCACGATCAGCGGGCCGACAAAAATCAGCCCCCACATCATCCCGGCCAGCAGGGCATACAACACTCCACTAATCATTTTTCCATCCACAGGTATTTACGCTGTATGCAGTGTAGGAGGGGAAAATGCGCGCGTATTGTATGAGATTGCGCATTAGCGCCGGGTGACCTGCTTCTGGTAGCGCACGGGCGTAATGCCGTATCGGCGGGTAAACGCGCGGGTTAAATGGGACTGGTCGGTCAGCCCGGTCGCGGCTGCCACTTCGGCGGCGGGCATGCCGTGGGTGAGGAACGCTTTGGCGCGCCAGAGGCGAATGGCCATCAGCATCTGATGCGGCGTAACGTGAAAATGGGCTTTGAACTGGCGCTGGAAATGGTACGGGCTGAGTGAAACGACGCTGGCCAGCTCGTCCAGCGTCAGGGCGTGCATGTAGTTGTCGTGCAGGTACTCGCGCACACGTTCGAAGCGGTGCGCGCCTTCCTGAATCACCGGCGCGTGATGGGCCAGCGGCTGGAAGGTCTCAATCAGATCCAGCAGTAATCCTTTTTGCGCAAGCGGATCGTCCGTGTGCCACATGCCGTAGATGAGCCTGCCGATTTGCTGCGAGCGCAGCGGGTCATGACGCGTGACATCGCTAAACCACCAGTGCCTGAGGCCGGTCACCTCTTCCAGCAGATCGGGTTCGATATAGACCATCCGGTAGCGCCAGCCGCCTTCGGTGGCGGATTCGCCGGTATGGATCTCGTCCGGATTCATGGTAACGACGGATTTTTCCGCGGCGAGATGCTGGGTACCGCGATAGCGAAAGCGTTCGGCACCGGTTTCAATCGTGCCGATCCCGAAGGCTTCATGGGTGTGAGGCTCAAAGGCGTAGTCAGAAATATGCGCGTGATAAAGCTCCAGGCCCGGCAGCTGCGCCAGATGGCGAAAGCGCGCGCTGTCTCTTTCATCATTAAACTGTTCCGGTACGCCTTGCACGTTGAGCCTCCTCGTGGTCATCTTTTCATTATCAGAGATGACCGGGGTTTATGCACTAAACATCTTTGCCCGGACGGTCTTACGGTAATCCCCCGGTGAAACCGTTGTTTTATGCTTAAACTGGCGATTAAAGTGCGCAATATCCTGATATCCCACCGCATTCGCAATCTCCTGAATGCTCAGATTGGTGGATTGCAGCATTGTCATGGCGGATTCAATTCTGGCGGTTAATAAATACTGCAGAGGGGATATGTCGGTGGCATTTTTAAAGCGGCGATTAAAGTTGCGCAAACTCATGCCAGCCATATCGGCAAGATTTTGCATGGATATATCCGAGGCGCAGTTGGCTTTTATCCAGATTTGAATTTGAACAATATCTTCATCCGGATGGGGTTTGTTTTCTTCACTGTAACACTGGCGATCAAACTGACTCCGAATTTCATGGAAAAAGGTCCGTTGGGTATGTGTGGCTACACGTTTCCCGTATATCGTTTCGATGAAATGGATGGTCAGATCTGAGAGGGCTTTGACGCTGGCGGCACAGTAAATATTATCGGCCTGCGTGAGAAAATGTTTGGTTTGTAATTTTACGTTGGGGTAGTCACGCGAGAACTGTTTGAAGTAGTGCCAGTGGGTGGTGGCGGGTTTCCCGTTGAGCAATCCCGATTCCGCCAGGAAACAGCAGCCCGTTCCGACGGCCGCGATGCGGGTCCCTCGCGCCGCCTGTTCGCTAAGCCATGCCAGGAGTTCAGGCTGTTGTCTGACCACTGCGCGAGGATTGCGCCACAGGGCAGGAAGATAGATAACGTCATAGTGCCTGTCTGCGGTCAGCGTGGTATCGGCGGTAATGCTGAAGCCACTGTGCGTCAGGATGGGCTCGCTGTTTATGCCAATGGTATTCACCTTCAGAATATTCTCCGGGCGACAGAGCCTGAATGAAGACGTCTCCGGTTTGTGCGTGCCTGCGTGGGATGTTGTTTTTTGCTCGGCTAAATAGCTACTGGCTGCGGCTTTCCACATTTCAATCGGAAGACTGAGACCGGAACTTAGCATGCGTTCACATAACACAAATCCTATTTGTGTATTTGTCATTTTTGATTAATACCTGTTTTGACTATTATTTTTGGTAGCTCATCGTTGTCCTGGCCAAAAAAGTCAGCATTTTGGCTGGATTTTCATATTAGCTTTTGTTGGTAATTTGTAAACTAATATCTGAAATTATCGCACTTACTTAACAAAATAAATCTACGACCACGAGAGGATCAATTATGGTGAAATTACCCGTAATAACGGCTTTTGGCGGCTATGGTCCAGCTGGTCGTAGTTCTTCACATCATGCATTTCGTCGAATGATTATTGAGTCATTATCGGAAGAGGAAAGGCAGGAGACGTTATTATCGTTAGCCATTCTGATGGGCGTGCTTAAATATGATGAAGGTGGGTATTGCGACATTTCCGGTAAAAGATTTACACCTGCTCAGGCCGCCGCGAGGATAAAAGACGAGGCGCTTGAGGGAACCCTTATCAGAAAAATTACGCGCGACTATTTTGATGTCGATGCTATCGCCAGCCATGCAAAATTGAATATGGTTTCAGGCGAAGAGGGATTCAGTTTTAATATATCTGCCAGACAATTACCTCAACCCTTACCGGCAGGATGGCAGGTTGAGGAATTAGCGGATCAGCGTGTCCGTATCACCGTTCAGGGAGAGATGGACTGTAAAATTGAGGCGTTGCTGCGCACGGAGGTGCAGGCTGCCGGGCTGTTGCCGCAGGGATTCCGCCCGGGCGACCATTACAATTCGCAGTTTCATCCGCGGGCGTTAAAAATGGCGATTGTCGGGGCGTCAGACGCCATCAACGCCCTGGGGATCCCGTGGCGAGAGATACAGGCCAAAATCACGCCGGATCAGCTCGGCGTCTATTCGGGCAATATCATGGGGCAGCTCGACGATTATGGCTTTGGCGGGATGCTGCAGTCGCGCCTGAAAGGCCATCGCGTCAGCGCCAAGCAATGCCCGCTGGGCCTGAACAGCATGTGCGCCGATTTCCTCAATGCCTATGTGCTGGGTAGCGTCGGTCATACCAGCGCCACGCTGGGGGCATGCGCCACGTTTCTGTATAACCTGAATGCGGCAGTCGAAGATATTAAAGCAGGGCGCATTCGCGTAGCCGTCGTTGGCAGCGCCGAAGCGCCGGTCACCTCAGAAGTGATTGAAGGCTTCGATGCCATGGGCGCCCTGGCAACGGAGAGCAAGCTTAAGCACATCGATGAAACGGAAACGGGCGACTGGCGCAACAGCAGCCGCCCGTTTGGCAACAGCTGCGGTTTTGTTATCGCGGAATCCAGCCAGTATGTCGTGTTAATGGACGACGAGCTGGCGCTGCAGCTTGGCGCAGAGATCCACGGTTCGGTGGGGAATGTCTTCATCAACGCTGACGGCTTTAAACGTTCTATTGCGTCGCCAGGGCCGGGGAATTACATCACCATGGCGAAAGCCGTAGCCTCTGCGGTATCGATGGCTGGGATGGAGACGGTGCAAAAGGGATCGTTTATTCAGGCGCACGGCTCAAGCACGCCGAAGAATTGCGTCTCCGAGGCGGATATTTTTGACCGCGTTGCGCAAGCCTTTTCGATTCGCGACTGGCCGGTGACGGCGGTGAAATCGTATCTCGGTCACTCTCTGGGCCCCGCCAGCGGCGACCAGCTCATCAGCTGCCTCGGCGTCTTCCGCTATGGTATTTTGCCGGGAATTAAAAGCGTGTCCCACATCGCGCCGCAGGTGAATAACGCGCGCTTAACCATTCCTCTTGAGGACTGCAAATTAGAGGAAGACCAGGGACAAATCGCCTTTATTAATTCAAAAGGCTTTGGCGGTAATAATGCCACGGGGGTGGTTTACTCGCCAAAGCTGACCCATCAATGGTTGCGCAAACGCTATGGGGACGCGGTGTATGTGGATTATCAGCAGCGTAACCGCCAGGTGCGGCGTCAGGCTAACGCGTACGACGAGGCGGCGTCGCAGGGTGAACTCAATGTCATTTATCTGTTCGGCCAGCAGGGGATAAATGAGGAAGATATTAAGATTGATATGAATGGCATCACCATTCCCGGATTTGAAAAACCGATAACGTACGCGACGGATAAAGAATACCCGGACTTTTAATCGTTATATCTGTTTTTATTATTAATAAATAAAGGTGCCTGTATTTCCTCAGGCGCCTTACCTTTGTGCAGCGCTAAACAGGAGAAAGAAAGTGTCTAATCTCAGTGCAATACTGATTGCCTTTGGCTGGAGCGGTATTGTCGTCGGCATAATGATGGGTGGATTAATGGGTATGTACGCCTTTAAGGGACCCTTTCGCGCCCCTAAAGGGCATGAAAATTATACTGATTTAAATCGCAGAATGTTAAGG from Enterobacter dykesii encodes the following:
- a CDS encoding AraC family transcriptional regulator, which codes for MQGVPEQFNDERDSARFRHLAQLPGLELYHAHISDYAFEPHTHEAFGIGTIETGAERFRYRGTQHLAAEKSVVTMNPDEIHTGESATEGGWRYRMVYIEPDLLEEVTGLRHWWFSDVTRHDPLRSQQIGRLIYGMWHTDDPLAQKGLLLDLIETFQPLAHHAPVIQEGAHRFERVREYLHDNYMHALTLDELASVVSLSPYHFQRQFKAHFHVTPHQMLMAIRLWRAKAFLTHGMPAAEVAAATGLTDQSHLTRAFTRRYGITPVRYQKQVTRR
- a CDS encoding DMT family transporter; the encoded protein is MISGVLYALLAGMMWGLIFVGPLIVPEYPAILQSTGRYLALGLIALPLAWLGRARLRQLSRQDWGTALALTMMGNLIYYVCLASAIQRTGAPVSTMIIGTLPVVIPVFANLLYSHRDGKLAWSKMAPALVCTAVGLVCVNIAELRHGQADVDLWRYGSGIVLAFISVACWAWYALRNARWLRENPDKHPMMWATAQALVTLPVSLVGYAGACIWLGHQQPDFAQPFGPRPWVFIGLMVAIAVLCSWVGALCWNIASQKLPTVILGPLIVFETLAGLLYTFLMRQSVPPLFTACGIALLVVGVVMAVRAKPEKPKVVPASEG
- the fklB gene encoding FKBP-type peptidyl-prolyl cis-trans isomerase yields the protein MTTPTFDTIEAQASYGIGLQVGQQLSESGLEGLLPEALVAGIADALEGKQPAVPVDVVHRALREIHERADAVRRARFEEMAAEGVKYLEENREREGVNSTESGLQFRVINQGDGAIPARTDHVRVHYTGKLIDGTVFDSSVARGEPAEFPVNGVIAGWIEALTLMPVGSKWELTIPHNLAYGERGAGASIPPFSTLVFEVELLEIL
- the rpsR gene encoding 30S ribosomal protein S18, translated to MARYFRRRKFCRFTAEGVQEIDYKDIATLKNYITESGKIVPSRITGTRAKYQRQLARAIKRARYLSLLPYTDRHQ
- the priB gene encoding primosomal replication protein N — translated: MTNRLALSGIVCRAPLRKVSPSGIPHCQFVLEHRSVQEEAGFHRQAWCQMPVIISGHENQAITHSLTVGSAVIVQGFISCHKAKNGLSKMVLHAEQIDLIDSGD
- the cycA gene encoding D-serine/D-alanine/glycine transporter, translated to MVDQVKVADTEEATSEQSLRRNLTNRHIQLIAIGGAIGTGLFMGSGKTISLAGPSIIFVYMIIGFMLFFVMRAMGELLLSNLEYKSFSDFASDLLGPWAGYFTGWTYWFCWVVTGMADVVAITAYAQFWFPGLSDWVASLAVIVLLLSLNLATVKMFGEMEFWFAMIKIVAIVGLIVVGLVMVLTHFQSPTGVQASFTHLWNDGGWFPKGISGFFAGFQIAVFAFVGIELVGTTAAETKDPEKSLPRAINSIPLRIIMFYVFALIIIMSVTPWSSVVPTKSPFVELFVLVGLPAAASLINFVVLTSAASSANSGVFSTSRMLFGLAQEGVAPSAFAKLSKRAVPAKGLTFSCMCLLGGVVMLYVNPSVIGAFTMITTVSAILFMFVWTIILCSYLVYRKQRPHLHEKSIYKMPLGKLMCWVCMAFFVFVLVLLTLEDDTRQALIVTPLWFIALGLGWVFIGKKRMAGVR
- the rplI gene encoding 50S ribosomal protein L9, translating into MQVILLDKVANLGSLGDQVNVKAGYARNFLVPQGKAVPATKKNVEFFEARRAELEAKLADVLAAANARAEAINALGTVTIASKSGDEGKLFGSIGTRDIADAVTAAGVKVAKSEVRLPNGVLRTTGEHEVDFQVHSEVFAKLVVNVVAE
- a CDS encoding GlxA family transcriptional regulator, whose product is MTNTQIGFVLCERMLSSGLSLPIEMWKAAASSYLAEQKTTSHAGTHKPETSSFRLCRPENILKVNTIGINSEPILTHSGFSITADTTLTADRHYDVIYLPALWRNPRAVVRQQPELLAWLSEQAARGTRIAAVGTGCCFLAESGLLNGKPATTHWHYFKQFSRDYPNVKLQTKHFLTQADNIYCAASVKALSDLTIHFIETIYGKRVATHTQRTFFHEIRSQFDRQCYSEENKPHPDEDIVQIQIWIKANCASDISMQNLADMAGMSLRNFNRRFKNATDISPLQYLLTARIESAMTMLQSTNLSIQEIANAVGYQDIAHFNRQFKHKTTVSPGDYRKTVRAKMFSA
- the ytfE gene encoding iron-sulfur cluster repair protein YtfE, which produces MAFRDQPLGELALSIPRASALFRKYDMDYCCGGKQTLARAASRKELDVEVIEAELAQLAEQPVDKNWRAAPLVEIIDHIIVRYHDRHREQLPELILQATKVERVHADKPSVPRGLAKYLTLLHEELSSHMMKEEQILFPMIKQGMGSQAMGPISVMESEHDDAGELLEVIKHTTHNVTPPPEACTTWKAMYNGINEMIDDLMEHISLENNVLFPRALAGE
- a CDS encoding methyl-accepting chemotaxis protein, producing MFKRIKVITLLISVLLVLGIMQVISAGIFINALNNDKDNFTVSQLSSKNVAEFTDAWISLNQARVTLNRGMLRLQSSMASQINGGQLNELVTTAKNLLTEAQVHYDKYYAMPNTPGLDENLTNQLEEQYRIYSATLTQMNVLLSQGNLEDMFKQNAEQKQNAMQTVYREWREAQATLTDKGIQDNESDYKRILWILSAVMLLVIVVIISSWVAMRRVLLLPLEEVINHIRAIAAGDLTQPIQAEGKNEMAILARNVQEMQTSLANTVGVVREGADTIYTGAGEISAGSNDLSSRTEQQAASLEETAASMEQLTATVKQNADNARQASRLALDASSTAKKGGNVVEGVVRTMDEIATSSSKIAQITNVIDGIAFQTNILALNAAVEAARAGEQGRGFAVVAGEVRTLAQRSAQAAKEIKALIDDSGERVNAGSQLVNEAGETMAEIVNAVTRVTDIMGEIASASDEQSRGIDQVGQAVAEMDRVTQQNASLVEESAAAAAALEDQAARLNEAVAVFKITRNQAVKAAPVKTYVPKAQPAAAASEGNWETF
- a CDS encoding OapA family protein is translated as MPGRFELKPTLAKIWQAPDNFRIMDPLPPLHRRGIIIGALMVIVGFLLPSGGDDVDTAPVTRNAQLDIQSQTRPQPDAQPMQTQLVTPSNDPGQVAPVEPEPIQDEQPQEQAAAPSQPQTQQPTGIEQQWRSYRVEPGKTLAQLFRDHNLPPTDVYAMAKVEGAGKPLSNLQNGQMVQIRQNASGVVTGLTIDTGNGQQVLFTRQPDGSFIRAR